A stretch of Ranitomeya variabilis isolate aRanVar5 chromosome 3, aRanVar5.hap1, whole genome shotgun sequence DNA encodes these proteins:
- the NRIP1 gene encoding nuclear receptor-interacting protein 1 yields MTHGEELSSEMQQDPIVLTYLEGLLMHQAAGGSITAVDKLSSRVKADDNFNISGNVFTNCKNNVPVHNGSQSSGMLHLKKARLLQSSEDWHAAKRRRLSDSINGNGKNESLLAGMVENVPKGKQDSTLLASLLQSFSSRLQSVALTQQIKQSLKDQGFALNQQGKLDEKDNQCYGLASNHLKTLLNKSRSKDNTVDSNLTGLAKSSVQEKFVEPSLSAQSSTKVVGEPISCAARLQAVANMVEKRSSPTASPKPSVACSQLALLLSSEAHLQQYSREHALKAQSASQLASERLAAMARLKESSEKDLGRLHLSSNVPASLNNHTRTVTNGLTNAGNISPFPNTLGVPNSPLKTVGYKNQLERTHGKPSPNNSLLLHLLKSQNGASVGKKLPHNDIYTALEGSATPTTTDDCSDNNPSFTEEESSDDESTHSNCVPIDLSFKNRADRPKMLHSAGSIENLTESLLHNWDPKLSEIEIGKGNKDLSMDSTLKPYQKVTLLQLLLGHKTEDVPSTIEDLQTPQKATDLSKFSFSSPGPLSESPRLHNTSPLNALSLHSSSKSESPMNLVNPPFPVKPPFTSFVNHIQPERVINPASNHLIELTRNKGLQTTIPLANENTAQNAPFSASKLLQNLAQCGMPASAPNEQVQSKPIGPANPKSLGLIERLNSPLVTNQPRTYEEGRGFSSPSTPVDSTFSGSEIENLLERRTVLQLLLATPNNKCKNEKVQKPIKDEINTDRTERSPSEHVVAFRVKKEPEDNIRADQEASAPSPIAASLHKTARPAPEDVRSPHSSPHDFSLSKNGLLSRLLRQNHEGYDTGDLEVNNKLNNPESKQIGSKISCIVPKKRKMHHNDPVESQVKIAKMNSPEAGNLQFCTSPSLGEIPFLHEDKVSGTKTDHDIKNLPSQNSMNGNKNVSWSRESKGFNVLKQLLLSENCVRDSQHRNNMPVDELLRGNRSNLTGNSEFMLPSLNMFMGQHSHHNNLGQMSFQYPSPLKNSPHSSPDILRNNPPRTDSGHMNMCPPPNDKGPIKWVITDMDKTDFGKDSPRLTKTNPILYYMLQKGAQTAASQDFRDRTSWTESLLGQAAEMTFKRESAHSRGTNRIAFTKPPNVVNNSLYNSNSSKYGLLDMLTIKKEPE; encoded by the coding sequence ATGACTCATGGAGAAGAGCTTAGCTCTGAAATGCAACAGGATCCCATTGTTTTAACGTATCTAGAAGGATTACTAATGCATCAGGCGGCGGGCGGCTCTATAACAGCGGTTGACAAACTCTCAAGCCGTGTAAAAGCTGATGACAACTTTAACATTTCTGGGAATGTTTTTACGAACTGTAAGAATAATGTCCCAGTGCACAACGGCAGTCAGTCATCTGGCATGTTGCATCTCAAGAAGGCTAGACTCTTGCAGTCTTCAGAGGACTGGCATGCTGCAAAGAGAAGGCGTTTATCTGATTCTATCAATGGAAATGGCAAAAATGAATCTCTCTTAGCTGGAATGGTTGAAAATGTTCCAAAAGGGAAACAAGATAGCACGCTGCTAGCTTCTTTGCTGCAGTCATTTAGCTCCAGGCTGCAGAGCGTTGCACTGACTCAACAGATTAAACAAAGTCTTAAAGACCAAGGATTTGCACTTAACCAGCAGGGAAAACTGGATGAAAAGGATAACCAATGCTATGGCTTGGCTTCAAATCACCTAAAGACTCTCTTAAACAAAAGCAGATCAAAAGATAATACAGTGGACAGTAACTTGACCGGTCTGGCTAAAAGTTCAGTTCAGGAAAAGTTTGTTGAACCTTCTCTTTCAGCACAAAGTAGCACTAAAGTGGTTGGTGAGCCAATTTCATGTGCTGCGAGACTTCAAGCTGTTGCTAATATGGTGGAGAAAAGGTCAAGTCCCACCGCTTCGCCTAAACCAAGTGTGGCCTGTAGTCAACTTGCTCTCCTGCTTTCCAGTGAAGCACACTTGCAGCAGTACTCCAGGGAACATGCCCTCAAAGCACAGAGCGCAAGTCAGTTAGCAAGTGAAAGGCTGGCAGCAATGGCGAGATTGAAGGAGAGTTCGGAAAAAGATCTTGGCCGACTTCACTTGTCGTCGAATGTGCCAGCTAGTCTCAATAATCACACAAGGACAGTAACCAATGGTTTAACTAATGCAGGCAACATTTCTCCTTTTCCAAACACGCTTGGTGTTCCAAATTCTCCTCTGAAAACAGTTGGGTATAAGAATCAGTTGGAAAGGACCCATGGAAAGCCATCGCCCAACAACAGTTTACTTTTGCATCTTCTGAAGAGCCAAAATGGGGCTAGTGTTGGAAAAAAACTACCACACAATGATATATATACTGCATTGGAAGGAAGTGCAACACCTACAACTACAGATGATTGTTCAGATAACAATCCTAGCTTTACTGAAGAAGAAAGCAGTGATGATGAAAGCACTCACTCCAACTGCGTACCTATAGATTTGTCCTTTAAGAATAGAGCAGATAGGCCCAAGATGTTACATTCTGCAGGTTCTATTGAAAATTTAACTGAATCGTTGCTTCACAACTGGGATCCGAAACTCAGTGAAATTGAAATCGGCAAAGGAAATAAAGACCTATCCATGGACTCTACTCTAAAACCATATCAGAAAGTAACACTGTTACAACTATTGCTCGGACATAAAACTGAAGATGTCCCATCAACAATTGAAGATCTCCAGACCCCACAGAAAGCTACAGATTTGTCAAAGTTTAGTTTCTCATCACCTGGTCCTCTCTCAGAAAGCCCAAGATTACACAATACCTCTCCATTAAATGCACTTTCTTTGCACTCGTCTTCAAAATCAGAATCCCCAATGAACCTAGTGAACCCGCCATTTCCCGTCAAGCCTCCGTTCACTTCATTCGTAAACCACATCCAACCAGAAAGGGTCATAAATCCAGCATCAAATCATCTAATAGAGCTTACCAGAAACAAAGGACTACAAACAACTATTCCACTAGCCAATGAAAATACAGCACAAAATGCACCTTTCAGTGCTAGCAAGTTGTTACAGAATTTAGCTCAATGTGGAATGCCAGCTTCTGCTCCCAATGAACAGGTGCAATCAAAACCAATAGGCCCGGCAAATCCGAAATCTTTAGGGTTGATTGAAAGACTGAACAGTCCTCTTGTTACAAATCAACCACGGACTTACGAAGAAGGTAGAGGATTTAGTAGTCCGTCTACTCCAGTGGATTCTACGTTTTCTGGCTCTGAAATTGAAAACCTTCTAGAGCGACGCACTGTCCTTCAACTGCTGCTAGCCACACCTAACaacaaatgcaaaaatgaaaaagtgcagAAACCAATAAAAGATGAAATTAACACAGACAGGACTGAAAGGTCTCCAAGTGAGCATGTTGTGGCTTTCAGAGTTAAAAAAGAACCGGAGGATAACATCCGTGCCGACCAGGAGGCAAGTGCTCCAAGCCCCATAGCTGCCTCATTGCACAAAACCGCAAGACCAGCTCCAGAGGATGTCAGATCTCCACACTCATCTCCACATGACTTTTCCCTTTCAAAAAATGGCCTTTTAAGTCGTTTGCTACGTCAGAACCATGAAGGATATGATACCGGTGATCTGGAGGTAAATAATAAACTGAATAATCCTGAATCCAAGCAGATAGGTTCAAAAATATCTTGTATTGtgcctaaaaaaagaaaaatgcaccATAACGACCCTGTAGAAAGCCAAGTAAAAATAGCAAAAATGAATTCGCCAGAGGCTGGAAACTTGCAATTCTGCACGTCACCATCTTTAGGCGAGATACCTTTTCTTCATGAAGACAAAGTCAGTGGCACAAAGACCGATCATGATATCAAGAACCTTCCGAGTCAAAATTCAATGAATGGAAATAAAAACGTGAGTTGGTCAAGAGAGAGTAAAGGTTTTAATGTGTTAAAACAATTATTGCTTTCAGAAAATTGTGTCAGGGACTCTCAGCATAGGAACAATATGCCAGTTGATGAACTTCTAAGAGGAAACAGAAGTAACTTGACAGGAAACTCTGAATTTATGCTTCCTTCTCTCAATATGTTTATGGGACAGCATTCTCACCACAATAACTTAGGTCAAATGTCATTTCAATATCCTTCTCCTTTAAAGAACTCTCCTCATTCTTCCCCGGATATTTTAAGAAATAACCCACCACGGACTGATTCCGGACATATGAATATGTGCCCTCCCCCCAATGATAAAGGTCCCATTAAATGGGTTATCACAGATATGGATAAAACTGACTTTGGTAAAGATTCTCCTAGACTGACAAAGACCAATCCAATATTGTACTACATGCTACAAAAGGGGGCACAAACGGCCGCTAGTCAGGACTTCCGAGATCGAACCAGCTGGACTGAGTCACTGTTGGGTCAAGCGGCCGAGATGACATTTAAAAGAGAATCGGCCCATAGTAGAGGAACAAACAGGATTGCGTTCACCAAACCGCCCAACGTTGTAAATAACTCTTTGTACAATTCCAATAGCAGTAAATACGGGCTTCTCGATATGCTTACAATAAAAAAGGAGCctgaataa